A stretch of the Synechocystis sp. PCC 7338 genome encodes the following:
- a CDS encoding DUF262 domain-containing protein — MQASETKLQQIIEGTKQYVVPLFQRPYSWKKSEWQALWNDLVELCKADNPRPHFMGSIVTMPTISVPEGVSKYLLIDGQQRLTTVFILLSALRDAAKQSQEELAAEIDNTILVNPYKKGSDYYKLQPTQVDRVAFHQIIHLQDQVNESNVLECYRFFEKKIRQSKLSLELQRIKRVICSNLSLVSVVLSSDDDPYLVFESLNAKGRPLTQADLIRNYFFMRIHTDSQESVYAKYWQPMQDLLNDNLTEFIRHYLTKTGVEVKQNEIYFEIKDRISNNDALSYLKNLCIYSEYYSRLLNPEREPKELVRKYLCRINRLEVATVYPFLLNCYDDWMKNIITEQEFVSVLQVLENFILRRFVCNIQTRGLNRIFALLYSQVRKGADIASDNFVERLKLTLQNRDYPKDREFRARLVDVKLYGGNRSEKCKLMLESIEEFFRHKEQVPFEGLSIEHIMPQTLNEVWKENLGEDWSITHELLRHTIGNLTLTAYNPELSNDTFEQKKEHFKNSHLELNKYFQSKTFWLRKDIEERSEHLADIALQIWNYFGEESAQLSQSGSLKGTIPKTLFCFGEECVVKSWRDVVETTLNKIADLEPDSFKEIMEQFPRFIGWDEKSFRSTRKLHNGAFIEVNLSAQDIYMFCMKAIETAELSIEDWSVETQEFNKKLVQKPLV; from the coding sequence ATGCAAGCATCAGAAACCAAGCTACAGCAAATCATTGAGGGGACAAAGCAGTACGTTGTCCCTCTCTTTCAAAGACCATATAGCTGGAAAAAGTCTGAGTGGCAAGCATTGTGGAATGATCTTGTAGAACTCTGTAAGGCGGATAATCCTCGTCCTCATTTTATGGGTTCTATTGTCACTATGCCTACCATATCCGTACCCGAAGGCGTTAGTAAGTACTTGTTGATTGACGGACAGCAAAGATTGACCACTGTTTTTATATTGCTCTCTGCACTAAGGGATGCCGCAAAACAATCACAAGAAGAGCTAGCAGCAGAAATTGACAATACTATTTTAGTTAATCCCTATAAAAAAGGTTCCGATTATTATAAGTTACAACCTACGCAAGTAGATCGTGTAGCATTTCATCAAATAATACATCTACAAGATCAAGTGAATGAAAGCAATGTTTTAGAATGTTATCGTTTTTTTGAAAAGAAAATTCGACAGAGTAAATTGTCACTAGAACTTCAAAGAATTAAAAGAGTTATTTGTAGTAATCTTTCTCTTGTTAGTGTAGTTCTTAGTTCCGATGATGATCCCTATTTGGTTTTTGAGAGTCTTAATGCAAAAGGAAGACCTCTTACTCAGGCAGATTTGATTCGCAACTATTTTTTTATGCGAATTCATACAGACTCTCAAGAATCTGTATATGCTAAATATTGGCAGCCAATGCAAGATTTGCTGAATGATAACTTAACAGAATTTATTCGTCACTATTTAACTAAAACTGGCGTTGAAGTTAAACAAAATGAGATTTATTTTGAGATCAAAGATAGAATTAGCAACAATGATGCACTCTCTTACTTGAAAAATTTGTGCATCTATTCCGAATACTATTCAAGACTTTTGAATCCAGAGCGAGAACCTAAGGAACTTGTCCGTAAATACCTTTGTAGAATAAATCGCTTAGAAGTTGCGACCGTTTATCCGTTTCTCTTGAATTGCTATGATGATTGGATGAAAAATATAATTACGGAGCAAGAATTCGTTTCCGTCCTTCAAGTTCTCGAAAATTTCATTCTCCGCCGATTTGTTTGTAATATCCAGACAAGAGGATTAAACAGAATTTTTGCTCTACTCTATTCACAGGTAAGGAAAGGTGCTGATATTGCTTCTGATAATTTTGTTGAGAGACTGAAGTTGACCCTTCAAAATCGAGATTATCCTAAAGATAGAGAGTTTAGAGCTAGATTAGTTGATGTCAAATTATATGGTGGTAATCGTTCCGAAAAATGCAAACTTATGCTCGAATCTATCGAGGAATTCTTTCGACACAAAGAACAAGTTCCTTTTGAAGGTCTTTCCATTGAACATATTATGCCGCAAACTCTAAATGAGGTCTGGAAAGAAAATTTGGGAGAAGATTGGTCTATAACACATGAACTTCTCCGTCATACAATAGGTAATTTAACACTTACTGCATATAATCCAGAACTTTCTAACGATACTTTTGAACAAAAAAAAGAGCACTTTAAAAATAGTCACTTGGAATTAAATAAATATTTTCAATCCAAAACATTCTGGCTTAGAAAAGATATTGAGGAAAGATCAGAGCATCTTGCTGATATTGCCCTACAAATTTGGAATTACTTTGGTGAGGAATCAGCACAACTTTCTCAGTCGGGTAGCTTAAAAGGAACTATCCCAAAAACTCTTTTTTGTTTTGGTGAGGAATGCGTTGTAAAAAGCTGGCGAGATGTTGTAGAAACTACGTTGAATAAAATTGCTGATTTAGAGCCCGATTCTTTCAAAGAGATAATGGAGCAATTTCCTCGCTTCATAGGATGGGATGAAAAAAGTTTTCGTAGTACACGAAAGCTTCATAATGGGGCTTTTATCGAAGTTAACTTGTCAGCTCAGGACATTTATATGTTCTGCATGAAAGCAATAGAAACGGCTGAGCTATCAATTGAAGATTGGAGCGTTGAAACTCAGGAATTCAATAAAAAGCTCGTCCAAAAACCATTAGTTTGA